In Leptospirillum ferriphilum, the following proteins share a genomic window:
- a CDS encoding ABC transporter ATP-binding protein, whose protein sequence is MEIPPIRVENLWKSFGQQTVLKGLSFEVHRGETFVVIGGSGQGKSVLLKHVMRLMKADRGEIYVQGHPIMSLDQKELYALRRSMGMVFQESALFDSMSVLDNVAFALRMHTSLSEKDILGEAREKLSMVGLKNVEKKFPSEISGGMKKRVGIARAIALAPEILLYDEPTTGLDPVLSSAIDELILKMQSDLSVTSIVITHDMKSAMRIANRVLFLFQGEIRFLGTPQDLVRSNDPVLSQFVKGETQGPIGTL, encoded by the coding sequence ATGGAAATCCCCCCCATACGAGTTGAAAACCTGTGGAAATCTTTTGGGCAACAAACTGTTTTGAAAGGACTTTCGTTCGAGGTGCATCGGGGAGAAACCTTTGTTGTGATTGGTGGATCGGGCCAGGGAAAGTCTGTTCTTCTGAAACATGTCATGCGGCTTATGAAGGCCGACAGAGGTGAAATCTATGTGCAGGGTCATCCGATCATGTCCCTTGATCAGAAAGAACTTTATGCCTTGCGGAGATCAATGGGAATGGTCTTTCAGGAGTCGGCTCTTTTTGACTCCATGAGTGTCTTGGACAATGTTGCTTTCGCTCTCCGGATGCATACCTCCCTGTCTGAAAAGGACATTTTAGGAGAAGCTCGAGAAAAATTGTCCATGGTCGGTTTAAAAAATGTCGAAAAGAAGTTTCCCTCCGAAATCTCGGGAGGTATGAAGAAGAGGGTTGGCATCGCACGGGCCATTGCGCTTGCACCGGAAATTTTGCTTTATGACGAGCCCACGACGGGCCTGGATCCGGTTTTATCCTCTGCCATCGATGAGTTGATTTTAAAAATGCAATCCGATCTTTCCGTTACCAGCATTGTTATCACTCATGATATGAAGAGCGCTATGAGAATTGCCAACCGCGTTCTTTTTTTGTTCCAGGGAGAAATCCGATTTCTAGGGACTCCCCAGGATCTCGTCAGGTCGAATGACCCTGTTTTGTCCCAGTTTGTCAAAGGGGAAACGCAGGGCCCAATCGGAACGCTTTGA
- a CDS encoding TlpA disulfide reductase family protein: MMTGVRKFWPYLAGGALFLGVLSYLILTYRFAPVKVGMTAPDFSLKTVDGSPIHLSDYRGKVVMLNFWATWCKPCKQEMPSMEIMYEGMKQKVGDKFALIAVNENNMFYANKVAPFLKSHNIHFLIPLDPFSKLDHLYKITGVPETFIIDQNGVVAQHVIGPRNWIVRQNLEEVLSLLDKGPKTPKDYLAIKAKEADSGY, encoded by the coding sequence ATGATGACAGGAGTTCGCAAGTTTTGGCCCTATCTGGCAGGAGGGGCTCTTTTTCTCGGAGTCCTCTCCTATCTCATCTTGACGTACCGTTTTGCTCCGGTGAAGGTCGGAATGACAGCTCCGGACTTTTCTTTAAAAACCGTCGATGGTTCTCCGATCCATCTTTCGGATTACAGGGGAAAAGTCGTCATGCTGAACTTCTGGGCGACGTGGTGTAAGCCCTGCAAACAGGAAATGCCTTCGATGGAAATCATGTATGAAGGGATGAAGCAAAAGGTTGGTGACAAATTTGCCCTGATTGCGGTGAATGAAAACAACATGTTTTATGCCAACAAAGTAGCGCCATTCCTGAAATCTCACAACATTCATTTTCTCATTCCGCTCGATCCGTTCAGCAAACTTGATCACCTTTACAAAATTACCGGGGTGCCTGAAACATTTATTATTGATCAAAATGGTGTGGTTGCCCAGCATGTCATTGGTCCGAGGAACTGGATTGTTCGCCAAAATCTGGAAGAGGTTCTTTCTCTCCTCGACAAAGGGCCCAAGACGCCGAAAGATTATTTGGCAATCAAGGCCAAGGAAGCTGATTCCGGGTATTGA
- a CDS encoding NAD(P)/FAD-dependent oxidoreductase has translation MSFIPRSCHQEIIKVDAIVVGLGPAGATAIRLLSEAGLRVVGLDRAVFPRPKICGGGVSSRAITFLPKGWDEIPHTVSTGVHLIFGDHSPVMFDIGYPIAYQFDRCDFDWFLLDRARLAGGEIRQGETIRSLVWREEKFSLQCDSGPTYESRFLIGADGVTSSVLRFLVKSKRDDSDGARPLKNSSLHMYPAAEVEISTQTTQRLSDVLIDLSSVSGGYGWSFSKSGGKKNVGVVGFVKPLKRPLETLRLFLDTFPEREIFQDSRGSSSAWLIPDYSRFDAHGKIPGLFLIGDAGAMVDPFLGEGIYYALMSAARAASDLILHRTSPEKASRSYAQWAHSIFREFSYAHKLASVVYRFPGIYFRLAQRYPQVLSLYGSVMTGKNDYRSFTRIIGKNLFKLPFRKAVLKFRQNRLLS, from the coding sequence ATGTCCTTTATCCCGCGTTCTTGTCATCAAGAGATTATAAAAGTCGACGCAATTGTTGTTGGGCTTGGCCCAGCAGGAGCGACAGCGATCAGACTCTTGTCTGAAGCTGGACTCCGGGTTGTCGGACTGGACCGGGCCGTTTTTCCAAGACCAAAAATCTGTGGTGGCGGAGTGTCTTCCCGGGCGATCACTTTTTTGCCAAAAGGTTGGGATGAAATCCCGCATACTGTATCGACAGGGGTACATCTCATTTTCGGTGACCACTCCCCGGTGATGTTCGACATTGGATACCCGATTGCATACCAGTTTGACCGGTGCGATTTCGATTGGTTTCTGCTTGACCGAGCCAGGTTGGCAGGAGGAGAAATCAGACAGGGAGAAACCATCCGGTCCCTTGTCTGGAGAGAGGAAAAATTCAGCCTGCAGTGCGATTCTGGTCCGACTTATGAGTCTCGTTTCCTGATTGGGGCGGACGGGGTGACGAGTTCCGTTCTTCGGTTTCTTGTAAAATCCAAAAGAGATGATTCCGATGGAGCAAGGCCCCTGAAAAACAGCTCTCTTCACATGTATCCGGCAGCCGAAGTGGAAATATCAACTCAGACAACACAGCGTTTATCCGATGTTCTGATCGATCTTTCCTCCGTATCCGGGGGATACGGATGGTCCTTCTCGAAATCGGGCGGAAAAAAAAATGTCGGGGTCGTCGGTTTTGTAAAACCTCTCAAGCGACCATTGGAAACATTGCGACTATTTCTGGATACCTTTCCGGAAAGAGAAATTTTCCAGGACTCTCGAGGTTCTTCTTCCGCGTGGCTGATACCTGATTATTCCCGTTTTGATGCACATGGAAAAATTCCAGGCCTTTTCCTGATTGGTGATGCCGGTGCAATGGTAGACCCGTTTCTGGGAGAAGGAATCTATTATGCCCTGATGAGTGCTGCTCGTGCCGCATCAGACCTGATTCTTCACCGTACATCCCCTGAAAAGGCAAGCCGGTCATATGCTCAATGGGCCCATTCGATCTTCAGGGAATTTTCTTATGCGCATAAGCTGGCCTCGGTTGTTTATCGTTTTCCTGGGATCTATTTTCGCCTTGCTCAAAGATACCCCCAGGTCCTGTCCCTTTATGGGTCTGTGATGACAGGGAAAAATGATTATCGGTCTTTTACCCGCATTATCGGGAAAAATCTCTTTAAGCTGCCTTTTCGAAAAGCAGTGTTGAAATTTCGTCAGAACAGGCTCCTCTCATGA
- a CDS encoding cytochrome c biogenesis CcdA family protein, translating to MDHSSVTLPLSFLAGLVSFVSPCVLPIVPSYISFVTGLSFDDLTGKNNSLTRHEVTRTTLWHSLIFIAGFSALFIGFGASASFVGQVLLTYQEVIRKVGGILIVFFGLFIAGWIRIPFLNQDFKLPVGKRKSTVIGTFLIGVGFAAGWTPCVGPILGTILFYAGTEGKVVRGIELLTAYSLGLAVPFLLSAIMFNSFLGSFRQISRWIPLITKSSGVFLIVMGVLIFTNAFSILSAFLTQHHIGWTSTL from the coding sequence ATGGATCATTCTTCCGTTACGTTGCCGCTGTCTTTTCTTGCAGGACTCGTTTCTTTTGTTTCTCCTTGTGTCCTGCCGATTGTCCCTTCCTACATCTCCTTTGTAACGGGGTTATCGTTTGATGATTTGACGGGGAAAAATAACAGTCTTACCAGACACGAAGTGACGCGCACGACTCTGTGGCATTCGCTGATCTTTATAGCAGGATTTTCTGCCCTTTTTATCGGGTTCGGAGCGTCCGCCTCTTTTGTCGGTCAGGTTCTGTTGACGTATCAGGAAGTGATTCGGAAGGTGGGGGGAATTCTGATTGTGTTCTTCGGTCTTTTTATTGCCGGATGGATACGCATCCCATTTTTGAATCAGGACTTCAAGCTTCCAGTAGGCAAACGTAAATCGACCGTGATCGGGACTTTTCTCATCGGAGTAGGGTTTGCTGCCGGATGGACTCCATGCGTTGGTCCTATATTGGGCACTATTCTCTTTTATGCAGGGACGGAGGGAAAAGTCGTTCGTGGCATTGAACTTCTGACTGCCTATTCGTTAGGACTTGCGGTCCCCTTTCTTCTTTCTGCAATCATGTTCAATTCTTTTCTCGGAAGCTTTCGACAAATTTCCAGATGGATCCCCCTGATTACAAAATCTTCCGGGGTTTTTCTGATTGTGATGGGGGTCCTGATTTTTACCAATGCTTTTTCTATCCTCTCAGCTTTCTTGACCCAGCATCATATCGGATGGACCTCCACCTTGTAG
- the resB gene encoding cytochrome c biogenesis protein ResB: MPDGLTPDEQQTVELSGAVGYYEAKKPPAETKKEIKQGWSLRGTRILAILSSLRLAISLFLILAFLTIFGTFIDQGRESSFYLSQYGDKWGKWIVRLKVDDIYHSWYYVSLLSLLCINALSCVYNRFPITFKSMFRERVNVSREFLKKQREYRELNLPEGLFSEDGAEKHVQSVFSKKRYKVQTLQDGQETIVFGQKGVLGRIGSHTAHLSVIVILGGGLLGSLLGFRLFGTFYVHSTTFVPQGDFSLRVNKFWIDHYPNGMVKSYFSDLDVLKHGKVVQHKVISVNHPLEYDGLRFYQASFGNAFDRLTSAKVLIVNRVKRQFLGQVMLPWNTLQPVAKTDLSLKVVRYVSDFAFDPKTNSVYSKSEKEGNPAIQLAVYQNGKEIGRPWFFYNFPQIQVMKNLPYFIVFAGYDAPLYTGLEVAKDPGVKIVWAGSFLLVGGLFLSSYVYHRKIWARIRHNGGNVQIVLGGFGHKDKLGFEKEFQEVVQEISSSRKQDFLGAKGSATAVAAG; encoded by the coding sequence ATGCCGGATGGTTTGACTCCAGACGAGCAGCAGACCGTCGAGCTTTCAGGAGCTGTCGGTTATTACGAGGCAAAGAAGCCTCCGGCCGAAACGAAAAAGGAGATAAAACAGGGTTGGTCTCTTCGGGGGACCCGGATACTGGCGATCCTTTCCTCCCTTAGACTTGCCATTTCCCTCTTTTTGATCCTGGCGTTTCTGACGATTTTCGGAACATTCATCGACCAGGGCCGTGAATCTTCCTTCTATCTGAGCCAATACGGCGATAAGTGGGGAAAATGGATTGTTCGACTGAAAGTTGACGATATCTATCACAGCTGGTATTACGTTTCGTTACTGTCCCTTCTATGTATAAACGCTCTTTCCTGCGTCTATAACCGGTTCCCCATCACATTCAAGTCCATGTTCCGCGAACGGGTCAATGTCAGTCGGGAGTTTTTGAAAAAACAAAGGGAATACCGGGAACTGAACCTGCCAGAGGGGCTCTTTTCGGAGGACGGGGCGGAAAAACATGTTCAATCCGTTTTTTCCAAAAAACGGTATAAGGTTCAGACGCTTCAGGATGGTCAGGAAACGATCGTCTTCGGTCAGAAGGGGGTTTTGGGCCGCATTGGTTCCCATACGGCACATTTGTCGGTCATTGTTATTCTTGGTGGAGGATTGCTTGGCAGTCTCTTGGGATTCCGTCTGTTTGGGACCTTTTATGTCCACTCGACGACATTTGTTCCTCAAGGAGATTTCAGCCTGCGGGTGAACAAGTTCTGGATCGACCATTATCCGAATGGAATGGTGAAGTCGTATTTTAGCGATCTGGATGTGTTAAAGCATGGAAAGGTTGTCCAGCACAAGGTTATCAGTGTCAATCATCCACTCGAATATGATGGTTTACGCTTTTATCAGGCAAGCTTTGGAAATGCTTTTGACAGGCTGACCAGTGCCAAGGTGCTGATCGTGAATCGGGTCAAAAGACAGTTTCTGGGACAGGTAATGTTGCCCTGGAACACTCTCCAGCCGGTTGCAAAGACGGATCTGTCCTTGAAAGTTGTCAGGTATGTTTCGGATTTTGCTTTCGATCCGAAAACAAACTCGGTGTACAGTAAGTCGGAAAAAGAGGGGAATCCGGCTATTCAATTGGCTGTGTATCAGAACGGGAAAGAAATAGGGCGTCCCTGGTTTTTTTACAATTTTCCCCAGATCCAGGTGATGAAGAATCTTCCTTATTTTATCGTATTTGCCGGATATGATGCCCCCCTCTATACGGGGTTGGAAGTCGCGAAGGATCCAGGAGTAAAAATCGTTTGGGCAGGTTCCTTTCTGCTGGTCGGGGGACTTTTCCTGTCGTCCTATGTCTATCATAGAAAAATATGGGCCCGTATTCGTCACAACGGTGGAAATGTCCAGATTGTTCTCGGTGGGTTTGGACACAAGGATAAGTTGGGGTTTGAAAAAGAGTTTCAGGAGGTGGTCCAGGAAATTTCATCTTCCCGAAAACAGGATTTCCTGGGAGCCAAAGGGTCCGCTACAGCAGTGGCGGCAGGTTAG
- a CDS encoding TlpA family protein disulfide reductase — protein sequence MKRKNFFLISGLAIICLISLPAGFLSRAAADNSQPFRLHDVYGHVIELSAFKGKWVLLNFWATWCGPCLKEIPSLEKLESREASRVVILGVSESLDGKKKLLEFILKHKMTYPVLIDGLGRVADAYRVHGLPYSVLIDPQGRISWTIEGAVNWTDPTFQRKFLAGPLKGQS from the coding sequence ATGAAGCGGAAAAACTTTTTTCTGATTTCAGGCCTGGCGATCATTTGCCTTATTTCTTTGCCCGCCGGTTTTTTAAGCCGAGCCGCTGCCGATAATTCCCAGCCATTCCGTCTTCATGATGTTTACGGTCATGTCATAGAATTGTCTGCATTCAAAGGAAAATGGGTTTTGTTAAACTTCTGGGCAACCTGGTGTGGTCCTTGCCTGAAGGAAATCCCTTCCCTTGAAAAGCTTGAGAGCCGTGAAGCTTCTCGGGTGGTCATTCTGGGAGTCTCGGAAAGCCTCGACGGGAAAAAAAAACTGCTGGAATTTATTCTGAAGCACAAAATGACCTATCCTGTACTAATCGATGGACTTGGACGTGTTGCGGATGCATACAGAGTTCACGGCTTGCCCTATTCCGTTCTGATCGATCCTCAAGGGAGGATTTCCTGGACCATCGAAGGGGCTGTTAACTGGACGGACCCCACTTTCCAGAGGAAGTTTCTTGCTGGCCCCCTGAAAGGACAATCATGA
- a CDS encoding MlaD family protein, with the protein MNWTAEAKLGFFIVVAILVAVGLTLRFGHFHLTPKGSYRIYADFRSVDGLEKGTAVRIAGVRVGEVTDITLRSSGMAHVEMMIFDGLKLPADIHPVIFSNGFLGKLYIELVPGKSAKPIIRKNQFFPTHRNGQEQSGSYLSFSWFLPFPAWGDPLPSQPGAPVPGPALPSSKTEDPGYVQPGQTLASPGETVSVNRLVRKLNRIADDIKAITGALRRAMGNQKGTEDLKKTLDNLKVLTDNLREFTKNLKDKSPAILKKVDSIATKIDQGVGTVGQLVNNKDLYKKVDSAAGHLDSILAKIDSGQGTIGQLVNNPDLYNNLNATLKKFSDLSHKSDQMVLDVSMKGYYFPRDAAADGFLTLQIFPRSDKFYEIQVVSSQLGNYNQTVPYTQVNGNYIAGPSQVTENNYAIKFSVEFGQKFNNFDVRAGMIENSFGVGTDVFLTDNLTFTFVLYNIGSYDPIAPNPFTRMYLNYTILNHIWLTAGWYNAFNQNLSSPLVGGGIVFSDNTLKTLIAGHLP; encoded by the coding sequence ATGAACTGGACGGCCGAGGCAAAGCTTGGATTTTTTATTGTGGTGGCTATTCTGGTCGCTGTTGGTCTGACATTGCGATTTGGGCATTTTCATCTGACTCCCAAAGGGAGTTACCGTATTTATGCTGACTTTCGTTCCGTGGATGGGTTGGAAAAAGGAACAGCTGTCCGGATCGCGGGGGTCCGGGTTGGAGAGGTGACCGATATCACCCTTCGCTCCTCCGGAATGGCCCATGTCGAAATGATGATTTTTGACGGGCTCAAGCTTCCTGCAGATATTCATCCCGTCATTTTTTCAAATGGATTTTTGGGAAAACTCTACATCGAACTGGTTCCCGGAAAATCTGCGAAGCCCATTATCCGGAAAAATCAGTTTTTCCCGACGCACAGGAACGGACAGGAGCAATCCGGAAGTTATTTGTCTTTCTCCTGGTTCTTGCCTTTTCCGGCATGGGGAGACCCGCTTCCCTCCCAACCGGGAGCACCGGTCCCCGGGCCTGCCTTGCCGTCTTCCAAAACGGAAGATCCGGGTTATGTTCAACCCGGGCAAACGCTGGCCTCCCCTGGAGAAACCGTGAGTGTGAACCGTCTGGTGAGAAAACTGAACCGGATCGCTGACGATATAAAAGCGATTACAGGGGCTCTGCGAAGAGCAATGGGCAATCAGAAGGGAACAGAAGATCTGAAGAAGACGCTGGATAACCTCAAGGTTTTGACGGACAATCTGAGAGAGTTTACGAAAAATTTAAAAGACAAGTCTCCGGCAATCTTGAAAAAAGTGGACTCTATTGCAACCAAAATTGATCAGGGAGTGGGTACTGTCGGACAACTTGTCAATAACAAGGATCTTTACAAAAAGGTCGACTCGGCTGCTGGCCATCTGGATAGTATCCTGGCCAAAATTGACAGTGGGCAAGGAACGATTGGGCAGCTTGTCAATAATCCGGACTTATATAACAACCTGAATGCCACGTTGAAAAAATTTTCCGATTTGAGCCACAAGTCGGACCAGATGGTTCTGGATGTTTCGATGAAAGGATATTATTTCCCCAGGGATGCTGCAGCGGATGGGTTTTTGACACTACAGATTTTTCCGCGCTCGGACAAGTTCTATGAGATTCAGGTCGTTTCGTCTCAGCTCGGAAACTATAATCAGACTGTTCCCTATACCCAGGTGAACGGGAACTATATTGCCGGACCATCACAAGTCACTGAGAATAACTATGCGATCAAGTTCAGCGTCGAATTTGGACAAAAGTTTAATAACTTTGATGTTCGGGCAGGGATGATCGAAAACAGTTTTGGGGTTGGTACAGATGTTTTTTTGACAGATAACCTGACATTCACATTTGTTCTTTACAATATCGGATCCTACGATCCAATTGCACCAAATCCTTTCACCAGAATGTATCTCAACTATACAATTCTCAATCACATCTGGCTGACTGCTGGCTGGTATAACGCCTTTAACCAGAATCTTTCCTCGCCGCTTGTAGGAGGCGGGATCGTTTTTTCAGACAATACGCTTAAAACGCTGATAGCCGGACATCTTCCCTGA
- the priA gene encoding replication restart helicase PriA, translating into MTIVPMTGLPEPFLTYSWTATDRTPIPGTRVRIPLGKREIVGFVWNTTPPGPPKKLTLKPVLEILDPYPVLPACLHPIYEFSSWFYRLPLGLLLRNTLPQPLAKPLPLSSKVLKSVSFSSNRPIPELPPLTDDQKQVFLEWESKQADHFSITVLRGVTGSGKTRIYQEMANQIFSRDRQVLLLTPEIGLVPQLEEAFSGLVPRIGVIHSQITPMKRLSSWLSILRGEMSLVIGPRSAFFSPLTNLGLIIVDEEHDSAYQAWEGLSFNVRNLALKYAQLRQIPVVLGSATPLAESLYYAGSHRYTLLSLPRRIHGFSLPKITLTPPSRKEQTFPRSLLSEIDQNLKNGEQTVILLNRRGYAPLLQCLTCKNVLMCKKCSVRLVLHKKPTRQLVCHLCASRFNPPDRCSECGGTFLSEDGLATQKAEDLLSFHFPDARVIRLDQDTRSREHSSRTPFSETDAHILIGTQMIAKGHDFRQVTLGIVLEMDQALSLPDYRSEERVFQLVLQLAGRVGRHKPSGRVHLVTAKPDLPLYQYLKNYDQDGFVLHVLRERKAFGYPPFGRIALLTLSSKDEKTLLEIVSSLDRLWRAGRDTEGVSLLGPVPAPVYKAKLYYRYQYLIKSSSIEKIHSAIDFFQKQLAPIRGAHVGWAVDPPDLLSF; encoded by the coding sequence CATACTCCTGGACGGCAACTGACCGGACTCCAATTCCGGGAACGCGTGTCCGGATCCCTCTTGGAAAAAGAGAGATCGTGGGATTCGTCTGGAACACCACCCCTCCTGGTCCCCCAAAAAAATTGACCCTCAAACCAGTCCTCGAGATCCTGGACCCGTATCCGGTTCTTCCCGCCTGCCTACACCCGATTTATGAGTTTTCCTCGTGGTTTTATCGATTGCCGCTCGGACTCCTTCTCCGAAATACCCTGCCCCAGCCGCTCGCCAAACCCTTGCCTCTGTCCTCCAAAGTCCTAAAATCAGTCTCTTTTTCCTCCAACCGCCCAATTCCCGAACTTCCACCCTTAACAGATGATCAGAAACAAGTCTTTCTGGAATGGGAATCCAAACAGGCGGACCATTTTTCCATTACCGTTTTAAGAGGCGTTACAGGCTCGGGAAAAACTCGAATATATCAGGAAATGGCCAATCAAATCTTTTCCCGAGATCGGCAGGTTCTCCTCCTGACACCAGAAATTGGACTTGTTCCTCAGTTGGAAGAAGCCTTCTCCGGACTCGTTCCCCGGATTGGGGTCATCCACAGTCAAATTACTCCCATGAAAAGGCTATCCTCATGGCTGTCGATTCTCAGGGGAGAGATGTCTCTTGTCATCGGTCCCAGGTCCGCCTTTTTCTCACCCCTGACCAATCTGGGATTGATTATCGTGGACGAAGAGCATGATTCTGCCTATCAAGCGTGGGAAGGACTCTCTTTCAATGTCCGGAACCTTGCCCTGAAATATGCACAGCTTCGTCAAATCCCTGTCGTTTTGGGTTCTGCTACACCTCTTGCCGAATCTCTCTATTATGCTGGATCACACCGTTATACCCTTCTGAGTCTCCCCCGAAGAATTCACGGGTTTTCTTTACCTAAAATCACTCTCACTCCCCCTTCCCGAAAAGAGCAGACCTTTCCTCGTTCCCTCCTCTCAGAGATCGATCAAAACCTCAAAAACGGGGAACAGACAGTGATCCTCCTGAACAGACGCGGTTATGCTCCTCTCCTGCAATGCCTCACATGCAAGAATGTGCTGATGTGCAAAAAATGCTCTGTCCGCCTCGTTCTCCACAAGAAACCCACCCGTCAACTCGTCTGTCATCTTTGCGCATCTCGGTTCAATCCCCCCGATCGTTGTTCTGAATGTGGCGGAACTTTCCTTTCGGAAGATGGACTGGCCACACAAAAAGCCGAAGACTTGCTCTCTTTTCATTTTCCCGACGCCCGTGTGATCCGGTTGGACCAGGACACCCGCTCCAGAGAGCACTCATCAAGGACACCTTTTTCCGAAACGGATGCACATATCCTGATCGGAACCCAAATGATTGCGAAAGGACATGACTTTCGTCAGGTGACCCTGGGCATTGTCCTTGAAATGGATCAGGCCCTCTCGCTGCCAGATTACCGGAGCGAGGAAAGAGTTTTTCAGCTGGTTTTGCAACTGGCTGGACGCGTCGGAAGACATAAACCCAGTGGACGGGTTCATCTTGTGACCGCGAAACCGGACCTGCCCCTTTACCAGTATTTAAAAAATTATGACCAGGACGGATTTGTCCTGCATGTTCTGAGGGAGAGAAAAGCATTTGGTTACCCTCCCTTCGGCAGGATTGCTCTTCTGACTCTGTCTTCGAAAGACGAAAAAACTCTTTTGGAAATTGTGTCATCCCTTGATCGACTCTGGAGAGCCGGACGTGACACGGAAGGAGTGTCCTTACTGGGACCTGTACCAGCTCCCGTTTACAAGGCAAAACTTTATTATCGCTACCAATATCTCATCAAAAGCTCTTCTATTGAAAAAATCCATTCTGCCATCGATTTTTTTCAGAAACAGCTCGCCCCGATCAGAGGGGCTCATGTGGGATGGGCAGTGGATCCTCCGGATCTTCTCTCTTTTTGA
- a CDS encoding MlaE family ABC transporter permease → MAIFAWVGRKCIGLFSISGDLLLTTVTALTGMFRPAFLWWNFFVQLVKVGADSTPVVLVTALFTGMVLALQAWIGFQKFNAEGMVGAVVSLSLTRELGPVITGLMVSGRSGSSMAAELGTMRVTEQIDALESLAVSPLVYLVTPRFYAGLIALPLLTVMADFVGIVGGYFVAVNLLGLPSNVYVKGIARYVNLHDFYSGLVKACIFGAVLSIFSCYMGYHARGGAAGVGQSVTKAVVSSSMAILVLDYFLTAWLF, encoded by the coding sequence ATGGCAATTTTTGCCTGGGTCGGAAGAAAATGTATTGGGCTTTTTTCAATATCCGGTGATCTGTTGCTAACAACGGTTACCGCTCTTACGGGGATGTTCCGTCCGGCTTTTCTGTGGTGGAATTTTTTCGTTCAACTTGTGAAGGTCGGTGCGGATTCGACCCCGGTTGTCCTTGTGACTGCCCTCTTTACAGGAATGGTCCTTGCCCTGCAAGCCTGGATCGGCTTCCAGAAGTTTAATGCCGAAGGAATGGTGGGAGCCGTTGTCTCTCTCTCATTGACGCGTGAACTTGGCCCTGTTATTACCGGTCTGATGGTCAGTGGCCGTTCAGGTTCCTCCATGGCCGCTGAACTTGGGACAATGCGGGTGACGGAACAGATTGACGCGCTCGAATCACTGGCTGTAAGTCCTCTTGTATATCTTGTGACTCCACGTTTCTATGCCGGCCTGATCGCCTTGCCTTTGCTGACTGTTATGGCAGATTTTGTCGGCATTGTTGGTGGATACTTTGTTGCTGTCAATCTGCTCGGTCTTCCATCCAATGTTTACGTGAAAGGTATTGCCCGGTATGTAAACCTCCATGACTTTTACTCTGGATTGGTAAAAGCATGCATCTTTGGGGCAGTTTTATCTATTTTTTCCTGTTACATGGGATATCATGCAAGAGGTGGCGCGGCTGGTGTAGGCCAGAGCGTGACGAAAGCGGTCGTCAGCTCCTCCATGGCAATCCTCGTTCTTGATTATTTCCTCACAGCATGGCTGTTCTGA
- the ccsB gene encoding c-type cytochrome biogenesis protein CcsB: MSLINSIGSSFLLYNTVVALYLVAGILYFLFLISHKKEMGQMASTVTFSGWVVNTAALVGRGIADHHAPWSNLYETLFLFSWASILGYMIMEMKYKVRVAGAFVLTLVLFAVGAAKLLPYRYQMVEPLNPALNSYWLKIHVFTMFMSYAAFGISASLALIYLLKKRSESRGTTGWILKEFPNTDALDDMTYKAVMVGFPLLTLGVIFGAMWAYEAWGGYWSWDPKETWSLITWFVYAAYLHARMTRGLRGSPSAWFSIGGFVSVVFLYWGVSFIIPGLHAYAA; this comes from the coding sequence ATGTCGCTCATCAATTCCATCGGCTCTTCATTTCTACTCTATAATACTGTCGTGGCACTCTATCTTGTCGCTGGAATCCTGTATTTTCTCTTTTTGATCTCCCACAAAAAAGAAATGGGGCAAATGGCTTCAACCGTGACGTTTTCCGGTTGGGTAGTCAATACGGCTGCCCTTGTCGGTCGGGGGATTGCCGATCATCATGCGCCATGGTCCAATCTTTATGAAACTCTATTTCTCTTTTCCTGGGCGTCTATCCTGGGATACATGATCATGGAGATGAAGTACAAGGTTCGAGTGGCCGGTGCCTTTGTCCTCACTCTTGTTCTTTTTGCCGTCGGAGCGGCGAAGCTTCTTCCGTACCGTTACCAGATGGTTGAGCCGTTAAATCCGGCCCTCAATTCTTACTGGCTAAAAATTCATGTGTTCACGATGTTTATGTCTTATGCCGCATTTGGCATTTCTGCGTCACTCGCTCTGATCTATCTTTTGAAAAAGCGGTCGGAGTCACGGGGAACAACAGGTTGGATTCTAAAAGAGTTTCCAAATACAGATGCCCTGGATGACATGACTTACAAGGCTGTCATGGTGGGCTTTCCGCTGCTGACGCTGGGGGTTATCTTTGGGGCGATGTGGGCATATGAGGCCTGGGGAGGATATTGGTCCTGGGATCCAAAGGAAACGTGGTCTCTCATCACGTGGTTTGTCTATGCCGCTTATTTGCATGCCAGGATGACAAGAGGATTGCGTGGATCTCCCAGTGCGTGGTTTTCTATCGGAGGATTCGTTTCGGTCGTTTTTCTATATTGGGGCGTAAGCTTTATTATTCCTGGACTGCATGCTTACGCAGCATAG